A section of the Leptospira kobayashii genome encodes:
- a CDS encoding polymorphic toxin-type HINT domain-containing protein yields MEHRTFGGVTLSKIISDGKIAGKGDKGYYSGTQNETRYISLSTVNPVTAPKGKDLFDEWGEEDWNDVEDQKTAVMNDFFTNGLGHDSKMLTQATTQIRNTESTNEKKFQEAKTAQEAADSFLKDMIIAYISGGMAGIKASLKSKVEDQINSSLAAAFIRATGGSDDQIAMATQLVSFMRGKMQERKIKSNMAKNNLTNVAMGGLAIMTGGASLLLGSAMGAMGSFAASVGNVFGSASTVLGATFGSSIAGLTAGVTTAAYRAVAGDKAADALVNKISGPKDQLAAIKANENAIIKTAATGAIANATGLPKDVVGQLLTDYQGAQAAKKVRKAVNSNPIGNIGSQVVGAVGGIIKTAIVATGVPERDIQRALSDGNRIAFAGVTDAGMEAQSLAYMNQAMGMSAPGMKYTSNIPTLKNKEGLVEELGQRIVVDEIVKATGMDKDVADAAFRKQYGAIKQKKADKKAQSSAIRSTVVTAVTTAVTLGAAAAVTGPLASIGNALNSIGSAFGAVGGAATQVGAAVVKGAIQAIDGARNGIQGVLAGVANGAIGVLTAGVSPSVPMGTTFEPGAFLSTAASALQKTGVGLGISYDRQAVWGGAVGIGNGSANASITFSQHGGSQINVGVQGATINYNTANGTYGAGYTYNAGNGFSVGAAWNSATGASATAGYNQNGHGISITVDQSGVSSSASAGGITLGTNGPDGFHAAEINWVEQNLDQARNNNDVEMARRVKVGEDKYLAEKYKLSPEEIDKLSPDARDALIKAAAVVSGPQGNEAWGTSRLSGLDQFVGGFTDGIANVANFYNGDAASSDAVYVSPDGTVHPRTCFTAGTLIHTKDGLKAIEEIKISDVVLSKSDETGEVSYRNVLNTFVRQTDAIYKLSFNDGTILETTWNHRFRVLKPEANAQDFRLENTVWTEAKDLVSGDTTLSSNGSTLNIVSISIENREETVYNFEVEEYHTYFVGEKGIWVHNESYINNPSVANVTKRLLGWEVSDNDISQAYPGVDTVERFRLGQKYGAQFLLDSPDFSQSVERVVNGDLTADDLKKIDKLANEYADRLGLKGEDRKAFYAGLWDTGIMSQRGIELATFSDRLNSIAIDAGLTAAPFLLSARPAVVLAENSFVTKFKKIFGSTPKPASTSTTAATTTAEVGQAVVAGETAVINAATIAPRALTQSDIGINGVVRGTFSMQNKLAKVNIEMIDDNIANPFKIIDNLTSVAKAQGATSLNIEGVLANPRLYDILIKRYNFITEGGKEILRIPIK; encoded by the coding sequence TTGGAACATCGAACGTTTGGCGGAGTGACATTATCCAAAATCATCAGCGATGGTAAAATTGCCGGTAAAGGAGATAAAGGTTATTACTCTGGAACTCAAAATGAAACCAGGTATATCAGTTTATCAACAGTAAATCCAGTAACAGCCCCGAAAGGCAAAGACCTGTTTGATGAATGGGGAGAAGAAGATTGGAACGATGTAGAAGACCAAAAAACCGCAGTGATGAATGATTTCTTCACGAACGGACTCGGTCATGATTCGAAAATGCTGACCCAGGCAACAACGCAAATCCGAAATACGGAATCTACCAACGAGAAAAAATTCCAGGAAGCAAAAACTGCTCAAGAGGCAGCAGATTCTTTCCTTAAAGATATGATCATTGCTTATATCTCCGGAGGAATGGCCGGAATCAAAGCATCCCTTAAGAGCAAAGTAGAAGATCAAATAAACTCTAGTTTGGCGGCGGCATTTATCCGTGCGACCGGAGGAAGCGATGATCAAATCGCAATGGCAACCCAACTTGTTAGCTTTATGCGGGGCAAGATGCAAGAGCGTAAGATCAAGAGTAATATGGCCAAGAACAACCTAACCAATGTTGCGATGGGGGGACTTGCCATTATGACGGGTGGAGCATCTCTACTCTTGGGAAGTGCCATGGGAGCGATGGGTTCGTTTGCAGCCAGCGTAGGAAACGTGTTTGGAAGTGCCAGCACAGTCCTTGGAGCAACATTCGGAAGTTCGATCGCAGGACTTACCGCTGGGGTGACAACAGCAGCTTATCGTGCGGTGGCGGGAGACAAAGCTGCGGATGCATTAGTTAATAAAATTTCCGGTCCTAAAGACCAATTAGCAGCGATTAAAGCCAATGAAAATGCAATCATCAAAACAGCAGCTACAGGAGCGATTGCAAATGCAACCGGTCTTCCTAAAGATGTGGTTGGTCAGTTACTCACGGATTACCAAGGGGCACAGGCAGCAAAGAAAGTAAGAAAGGCAGTGAATTCGAATCCGATTGGAAATATAGGAAGCCAAGTAGTAGGTGCAGTCGGAGGAATTATCAAGACTGCGATTGTAGCAACAGGAGTTCCTGAGCGAGACATCCAACGAGCTTTGAGTGATGGAAACAGAATCGCGTTTGCCGGCGTAACCGACGCTGGCATGGAAGCACAGTCATTAGCATATATGAACCAGGCGATGGGAATGTCCGCGCCAGGAATGAAATACACATCGAACATCCCTACATTAAAAAACAAAGAGGGCCTGGTAGAAGAACTAGGCCAACGCATAGTAGTGGATGAGATCGTAAAGGCAACGGGAATGGATAAGGACGTTGCCGATGCGGCGTTCCGTAAACAATACGGGGCTATTAAACAGAAGAAAGCGGATAAGAAAGCACAAAGCTCAGCGATCCGATCAACCGTAGTAACAGCGGTTACAACCGCAGTGACACTGGGAGCAGCAGCGGCAGTAACAGGTCCGTTGGCAAGTATCGGGAATGCATTGAATTCGATAGGAAGTGCCTTCGGAGCCGTAGGAGGAGCCGCGACACAAGTAGGAGCGGCTGTAGTAAAGGGAGCGATCCAAGCAATTGACGGAGCAAGGAATGGAATCCAGGGTGTGCTGGCAGGAGTAGCAAACGGAGCGATCGGGGTATTGACAGCTGGAGTGAGTCCTAGTGTTCCGATGGGAACGACATTTGAACCAGGAGCATTCTTAAGCACAGCGGCATCCGCCCTTCAAAAGACGGGAGTGGGACTCGGAATTAGTTATGATCGTCAGGCAGTTTGGGGAGGAGCCGTTGGAATTGGTAACGGATCAGCAAACGCAAGTATCACGTTCAGCCAACATGGAGGATCTCAAATTAATGTAGGTGTGCAAGGTGCGACGATAAACTACAACACAGCGAACGGAACGTACGGAGCTGGTTATACATACAATGCAGGGAATGGTTTTAGTGTAGGGGCTGCTTGGAACTCTGCGACCGGAGCATCAGCAACAGCAGGTTACAATCAGAACGGACATGGGATTAGCATAACTGTAGATCAAAGCGGAGTTAGTAGCTCTGCATCTGCCGGAGGAATCACACTTGGAACGAACGGCCCTGATGGATTCCATGCGGCAGAGATCAACTGGGTGGAACAGAACCTGGATCAAGCGCGTAACAATAATGATGTTGAGATGGCGAGAAGGGTCAAGGTAGGAGAAGATAAGTATTTAGCAGAAAAATACAAATTAAGTCCAGAGGAAATAGATAAACTATCTCCAGATGCTAGAGATGCCTTGATAAAAGCAGCAGCGGTAGTATCAGGACCTCAAGGGAACGAAGCTTGGGGAACATCCAGATTAAGCGGTTTGGATCAGTTCGTAGGTGGGTTTACAGATGGAATCGCAAACGTAGCTAATTTCTATAATGGAGATGCGGCATCATCTGATGCAGTGTATGTAAGTCCGGATGGAACAGTACATCCTAGAACTTGTTTTACAGCGGGAACACTCATTCACACAAAAGATGGATTGAAGGCGATAGAAGAGATAAAGATTAGTGATGTAGTATTATCTAAATCAGATGAGACAGGGGAAGTATCATATCGCAATGTATTAAATACGTTTGTTCGTCAAACAGACGCTATCTATAAACTATCCTTTAATGATGGGACAATTCTTGAAACGACTTGGAATCACCGTTTTCGAGTATTAAAGCCAGAAGCAAATGCCCAAGACTTCAGATTAGAGAATACAGTTTGGACGGAAGCAAAGGATCTTGTGTCAGGAGACACAACGCTTTCTTCGAATGGTTCAACCTTAAATATTGTATCTATTTCCATTGAGAATCGAGAAGAAACAGTATATAACTTTGAAGTAGAAGAATATCACACTTACTTTGTGGGTGAGAAAGGTATTTGGGTTCATAATGAATCATATATAAATAATCCTTCCGTTGCTAATGTGACTAAGAGACTTCTTGGTTGGGAAGTTAGTGATAACGATATATCACAAGCTTACCCAGGAGTAGATACTGTAGAGAGATTTCGGCTAGGCCAAAAGTATGGTGCACAATTTCTACTAGATTCTCCAGATTTTTCTCAATCAGTTGAGAGAGTAGTAAATGGAGATTTGACTGCAGATGATTTAAAGAAAATAGATAAACTAGCAAATGAATATGCAGATCGTTTGGGATTAAAGGGGGAGGACAGGAAGGCATTTTATGCTGGGCTCTGGGACACAGGCATCATGTCTCAAAGGGGAATTGAACTTGCAACCTTTAGTGATCGGCTAAATTCTATTGCAATCGACGCAGGGTTAACAGCGGCACCTTTTCTTTTATCAGCACGACCGGCCGTTGTATTGGCTGAAAATTCTTTTGTAACAAAGTTTAAAAAGATATTTGGAAGCACTCCAAAACCAGCTTCTACTTCAACGACTGCTGCAACAACTACAGCGGAGGTGGGGCAAGCGGTTGTCGCTGGGGAAACGGCTGTAATTAACGCAGCTACTATTGCACCTAGAGCACTAACGCAAAGTGATATTGGCATCAATGGAGTTGTACGTGGTACATTTTCGATGCAAAATAAATTAGCTAAAGTAAATATCGAAATGATAGATGATAATATAGCGAATCCTTTTAAAATTATAGATAATTTAACATCAGTGGCGAAAGCACAAGGAGCTACTTCATTGAATATTGAAGGTGTTCTTGCTAATCCTAGGTTATATGATATATTAATTAAAAGATATAATTTTATTACAGAGGGAGGGAAGGAAATTTTAAGAATCCCGATAAAATGA
- a CDS encoding PLP-dependent aminotransferase family protein, which translates to MTKYENLAKSLKNEIQSGLYKESERIPSLREIQDLKDCSLTTAREAYRILEEEGLIEVKPQSGYFVRRNIEEKISGPQNRIFETVSADDRIQMIMRDVMNPKLLPFGAAIPEDKFLPLPQLIAGFKTALLYKDMHKYGDLEGFAGLREKIARMSGRNGFQLSMENILITNGCTESLSISLQSCTNPGDTVLVPSPTYVGIFQIVETLKLKLIEIPYRKEIGLDISEIKRLCKRHRPKAIIITANFNNPNGVLLNDNTKQELANILQSEKIALVEDDMYGDLHWGKTRPRPLISYMNFSKSTPPSFLCSSFSKTIAPGIRIGWIGSKNSLKTVSKIARAFKISHNLPTQIAVFEYLKKQSYDRHLISLRKSFANHFQLWSKTLQTASDGNLEIDIPEGGFVLWAKTNSNTQKLLIETQKKGVIFAPGVIFGVSDQWKNFFRLNLALVWRKEVEEALFDLGKMMRQKKSKK; encoded by the coding sequence ATGACAAAATACGAAAACCTTGCAAAATCTTTAAAAAACGAAATTCAATCTGGACTTTACAAAGAATCGGAAAGGATACCCTCTCTTCGTGAAATTCAAGACTTGAAAGATTGCAGTTTGACCACTGCAAGGGAAGCCTATCGCATTCTGGAAGAAGAAGGACTCATAGAAGTCAAACCTCAGTCAGGTTATTTTGTCCGGAGAAACATCGAAGAAAAAATCTCAGGACCGCAAAACCGTATTTTTGAAACTGTTTCCGCAGATGATCGCATCCAAATGATTATGCGGGATGTAATGAACCCCAAATTGCTTCCCTTCGGCGCGGCCATTCCCGAAGACAAGTTTTTACCTTTGCCACAATTGATCGCCGGTTTCAAGACAGCACTTCTTTACAAAGATATGCATAAATACGGAGACCTGGAAGGATTTGCCGGCTTACGGGAAAAAATCGCAAGAATGTCCGGCAGAAACGGGTTTCAACTCTCGATGGAAAACATTCTCATCACCAACGGATGCACGGAAAGTCTTTCCATCTCCTTACAATCCTGTACAAATCCGGGAGATACCGTTCTTGTTCCCTCACCTACCTATGTGGGAATCTTTCAAATCGTAGAAACATTGAAATTAAAATTGATCGAGATCCCTTACCGCAAGGAGATAGGACTTGATATTTCTGAAATCAAACGGCTTTGCAAAAGGCACAGACCAAAAGCAATCATCATCACTGCCAACTTCAATAATCCGAACGGAGTATTGTTGAATGATAATACAAAACAAGAGTTAGCAAATATACTTCAATCCGAGAAGATAGCTTTGGTCGAGGACGATATGTACGGAGATTTGCATTGGGGGAAAACGAGACCCCGCCCTCTCATATCCTATATGAATTTTTCGAAATCGACTCCCCCTTCTTTTCTATGCAGTTCCTTTTCCAAAACGATTGCACCGGGAATCAGGATCGGCTGGATCGGTTCCAAAAATTCATTGAAAACAGTATCTAAGATTGCCAGAGCTTTTAAGATTTCACATAATCTTCCGACTCAAATCGCAGTATTCGAATATTTGAAAAAACAATCCTATGACAGGCATCTTATCTCTTTACGAAAGAGCTTTGCTAATCATTTCCAACTTTGGTCGAAAACATTACAAACTGCAAGCGATGGAAATTTGGAAATCGATATTCCCGAAGGAGGATTCGTTCTTTGGGCAAAGACAAATTCAAATACTCAAAAATTACTCATCGAAACCCAAAAGAAAGGAGTTATTTTTGCGCCCGGGGTAATATTCGGAGTATCGGACCAATGGAAGAATTTTTTTCGTTTGAATCTTGCCCTTGTATGGCGCAAAGAAGTGGAAGAAGCTTTATTCGATTTGGGAAAGATGATGAGACAAAAAAAATCAAAGAAATAA
- the coaE gene encoding dephospho-CoA kinase (Dephospho-CoA kinase (CoaE) performs the final step in coenzyme A biosynthesis.), with protein MTKEGNKSYLLGITGSIGSGKSTVSKLFSELGAVRISSDEIAKQFTDPNTPIQKELVQIFGDTIIDSKGVPIKSKIAEIAFSQPEKLQAMNALIHPLVRKEFRLQLEKIPPGNIIAWEVPLLFETDAHTICDGKLCVTVSPEVAWERVKERGGMTKEDFEKRNLAQMDLEKKKALSDFIIPNDNSIEELKKNIKSVYETIRNTAKDMR; from the coding sequence GTGACCAAAGAAGGAAACAAAAGCTACTTGTTGGGAATTACCGGATCCATTGGTTCGGGAAAATCCACCGTATCCAAACTGTTTTCCGAATTGGGGGCAGTTCGAATCAGTTCCGACGAAATCGCAAAACAATTCACAGATCCGAACACGCCGATCCAAAAAGAGCTGGTACAAATATTCGGGGACACGATCATCGATTCCAAGGGAGTCCCTATCAAGTCCAAAATTGCGGAAATCGCATTCTCTCAACCGGAGAAATTGCAAGCAATGAACGCACTCATTCATCCTCTTGTCAGAAAGGAATTCAGGCTCCAATTGGAAAAAATTCCGCCGGGCAATATCATCGCCTGGGAAGTTCCCCTTCTTTTCGAAACGGACGCGCACACGATTTGTGATGGAAAATTATGCGTCACGGTTTCACCGGAAGTGGCATGGGAAAGGGTCAAGGAAAGAGGCGGAATGACGAAAGAGGATTTTGAAAAAAGAAACCTCGCCCAAATGGATTTGGAGAAAAAAAAGGCCCTCTCCGATTTTATAATACCGAACGATAATTCAATAGAAGAGCTAAAAAAAAACATAAAGTCCGTATATGAAACAATTCGAAATACGGCCAAGGATATGAGATGA
- a CDS encoding PhzF family phenazine biosynthesis protein, with amino-acid sequence MRKNLKIYQLDAFADGLFSGNPAAVIPLEEWLPVSLMQSIALENQLSETVYFVKEGDGYRIRWFTPETEVDLCGHATLACASVLFDILDYKKESVSFSSNSGILNVSRDNKQLLLDFPVYALKENSVMDPDLWKFLFGNVPIAYWNSEDHILVFSSEEEVLNLKPNFEALKNKTGGRGWIVTSLSSSEDYDYVYRFFGPALGINEDPATGSAQCALTPFWAKRLGKSKFKSKQLSHRKGYFTTELKGTRVLIGGKVVLYMKGDLEVQI; translated from the coding sequence ATGAGAAAGAATTTAAAAATATATCAGCTGGATGCGTTTGCGGACGGGTTGTTTTCCGGAAATCCTGCGGCAGTGATTCCCTTAGAAGAGTGGCTGCCTGTTTCTTTAATGCAATCCATCGCTTTGGAAAATCAATTATCGGAGACTGTATATTTTGTCAAGGAAGGGGACGGGTATAGGATTCGATGGTTCACACCGGAGACGGAAGTGGATCTCTGCGGCCATGCAACACTTGCTTGTGCTTCCGTTTTGTTCGATATTCTGGATTATAAGAAAGAATCCGTTTCTTTTTCATCCAATTCCGGAATTCTGAATGTTTCCCGTGACAATAAACAACTGTTACTTGATTTTCCCGTTTATGCTTTAAAGGAAAATTCGGTAATGGATCCGGATTTGTGGAAATTTTTATTCGGAAATGTGCCGATCGCTTATTGGAATTCGGAAGATCATATTCTTGTTTTTTCTTCCGAGGAAGAAGTTTTGAATCTTAAACCCAACTTTGAAGCATTGAAAAACAAAACAGGCGGAAGGGGTTGGATTGTTACTTCTCTCAGTTCCTCGGAAGATTATGATTATGTATATCGTTTCTTCGGGCCGGCACTCGGAATCAACGAAGATCCCGCCACAGGTTCCGCTCAGTGTGCACTCACACCGTTTTGGGCGAAACGTTTGGGAAAATCAAAATTCAAATCCAAACAATTATCCCATAGAAAAGGATATTTTACAACGGAGCTGAAAGGGACGAGAGTTCTTATCGGCGGCAAAGTGGTTTTGTACATGAAAGGGGACTTGGAAGTTCAAATATAG
- a CDS encoding SPOR domain-containing protein gives MKERVFYVINLDKQRIGVLSLFLFALFFSFFFLGVSVGKGRLESAPSQSLQSQTAVSENAESKTTEGSQTEESIPAPNSQELALKGSKAKEIATNNGNLEVPMADVGNTTNPYYAESSTTKDEEEERKAQVVDLTKSSRTSKQEIKKNEILLKNQAPSRPSLSKKEKSLSEKTKKVSKRAELTSPQTQGKLYTVQLGAFGTRDSAESFLSKLIGDNKGKLSSNPFIVYKNGYFVVQLGKTNNKEGLRKQLSKLILATEVKSKAMIVSFVPLSRS, from the coding sequence ATGAAAGAGCGAGTTTTTTACGTAATCAACTTAGACAAACAAAGGATAGGCGTATTATCCCTTTTCCTTTTTGCCTTATTTTTTTCCTTTTTCTTTCTGGGCGTTTCCGTCGGGAAAGGCAGACTGGAAAGCGCTCCGTCTCAAAGTCTGCAATCACAAACGGCAGTTTCCGAAAATGCGGAATCCAAAACTACCGAAGGATCGCAAACGGAAGAATCAATTCCCGCTCCGAACTCGCAAGAATTGGCACTAAAAGGTTCGAAAGCCAAGGAAATTGCAACAAACAACGGTAATCTGGAAGTCCCTATGGCTGATGTGGGAAATACGACTAATCCTTATTATGCGGAATCTTCTACTACCAAAGATGAAGAAGAGGAAAGAAAAGCACAAGTTGTGGATCTGACAAAATCTTCCCGTACATCCAAACAAGAAATCAAGAAGAACGAAATTCTTCTAAAAAACCAAGCCCCATCCCGCCCTTCTCTTTCTAAAAAAGAAAAAAGTTTATCTGAAAAAACAAAAAAAGTTTCCAAAAGAGCGGAACTTACTTCTCCGCAAACACAAGGCAAACTTTATACGGTTCAACTGGGCGCATTCGGAACCAGAGATTCGGCGGAATCCTTTCTCTCTAAGCTGATAGGCGACAATAAAGGAAAACTTTCTTCAAATCCTTTTATAGTTTATAAAAACGGATACTTCGTAGTTCAACTAGGCAAAACAAATAACAAAGAAGGACTTCGCAAACAACTCTCCAAACTGATTCTTGCCACAGAAGTAAAATCCAAAGCAATGATCGTATCCTTCGTTCCTCTTTCCCGCTCTTAA
- a CDS encoding YegP family protein, with protein sequence MSAKFEIYKDKAGEYRFRLKAANGEVIATGEGYSSKQACENGIESVKKNAPAAEIVEV encoded by the coding sequence ATGTCAGCAAAATTTGAAATTTACAAAGATAAGGCCGGAGAATACAGATTTAGATTGAAGGCCGCCAACGGTGAAGTCATTGCCACGGGAGAAGGTTATTCATCCAAACAAGCTTGCGAAAACGGTATCGAATCCGTTAAAAAGAACGCTCCCGCTGCAGAAATCGTAGAAGTATAA
- a CDS encoding peptidoglycan-binding protein, translated as MSRELILKIASEEVGTKESPKNSNLTKYGAWYGFDGYAWCAMFVSWVYHKAGDPLGKINDDKGYRSCQSGYNHWRASGELTSSPRPGDIVLYDWEGDGKCDHTGIFVKWITQNKKFYAYEGNTAFGNNSDGGEVMYRPRFTNNVKAFVSPIVLGENISPVSLDLKKGDISSIVLELQKLLTAIGYKVLIDGDFGAGTEKAVKQFQKDKGLIADGIVTPALRGLMEETKIHKSSGANRYTSGSYLKLGATGNAVAILQEALSENGYDTETSGVFDKKTGMAIKNFQKDHRLKPDGIAGPETFAALKIKSI; from the coding sequence ATGTCACGAGAACTAATTTTAAAAATCGCTTCCGAAGAAGTAGGAACGAAAGAATCTCCGAAAAATTCCAATCTTACAAAATACGGGGCTTGGTATGGTTTCGATGGCTATGCATGGTGCGCGATGTTTGTTAGTTGGGTTTATCATAAAGCAGGCGACCCTCTTGGAAAAATCAACGATGATAAGGGATATAGAAGTTGCCAATCCGGTTACAATCACTGGCGCGCTTCCGGCGAACTCACTTCTTCCCCGAGGCCGGGCGACATCGTATTGTATGATTGGGAAGGAGATGGAAAATGCGATCACACCGGGATCTTTGTGAAATGGATCACGCAAAATAAAAAATTCTATGCTTACGAAGGAAATACCGCCTTCGGAAATAACAGTGACGGCGGCGAGGTAATGTATCGACCTAGATTTACAAATAACGTAAAAGCATTCGTATCTCCGATAGTCTTGGGAGAAAATATATCGCCCGTTAGTCTTGATTTGAAAAAAGGTGATATAAGCAGCATCGTACTGGAACTTCAAAAACTATTAACGGCGATAGGATATAAGGTTTTAATTGACGGAGATTTCGGCGCAGGAACGGAAAAAGCGGTAAAACAATTTCAAAAGGACAAAGGTTTGATTGCCGATGGCATAGTTACTCCGGCACTTAGAGGACTTATGGAAGAAACCAAAATACATAAGTCCTCGGGAGCGAACCGATATACTTCCGGCTCTTATCTAAAATTAGGAGCGACTGGCAATGCAGTTGCCATCTTGCAGGAAGCATTGTCGGAAAACGGATACGATACCGAGACGAGCGGTGTATTTGACAAAAAGACCGGTATGGCAATTAAAAACTTCCAAAAGGATCATCGGCTGAAACCGGACGGGATAGCCGGTCCGGAAACTTTTGCAGCTTTAAAGATCAAAAGTATTTAA
- a CDS encoding alpha/beta fold hydrolase, with protein MSTILSIFIVNRSGFRIFQIGFFCFFLFFLTNCASLVHKTGLMWERSRSGLSIKEISVGEFKWKYSEAGNRNSEQVLLAIHGFGGDKDHWTRFARYIPNEYRIISPDLPGFGENSRIEGLSYSIEEQVERLHEFAKSLELKKYHIIGNSMGGAIAGVYSAKYPDEILTLTLLDNAGIKSPEPSEVMKIVLSGKPNPLLVGSVEDFDRLIAFSFVKPPYLPRTLKSYFVERAVSNRNWNEHILQQIRKEGYILEPLLPKIKSPTFVIWGKQDNIIHHSCTIILEQKLKSKKKIMILPDVGHAPMIEQPEETANLWMGWIGEN; from the coding sequence ATGTCAACGATCCTTTCAATTTTTATAGTAAATCGCTCCGGATTCCGAATATTTCAGATCGGTTTCTTCTGCTTTTTTTTATTTTTCCTTACCAATTGTGCATCTCTCGTCCACAAAACCGGGCTTATGTGGGAAAGATCCAGATCGGGACTTTCCATAAAGGAAATCTCGGTCGGAGAGTTCAAATGGAAATATTCCGAAGCGGGCAATAGAAACTCGGAGCAAGTCCTTCTCGCCATACATGGGTTTGGTGGAGATAAAGATCATTGGACCAGATTTGCCAGATACATTCCGAACGAATACAGAATCATCTCACCTGATTTACCCGGCTTCGGAGAAAATAGCAGAATCGAAGGACTTTCCTATTCAATAGAAGAACAAGTCGAAAGACTCCATGAATTTGCAAAATCATTGGAATTGAAAAAATACCATATCATCGGCAACTCCATGGGTGGAGCCATTGCAGGTGTTTACTCGGCAAAATATCCGGATGAAATCCTCACATTGACTTTGCTCGACAATGCAGGGATCAAAAGTCCTGAGCCTAGCGAAGTGATGAAAATAGTTCTCTCCGGAAAACCAAACCCGCTTTTGGTAGGTTCAGTGGAAGATTTCGACAGATTGATCGCATTCAGTTTTGTAAAACCTCCTTATTTGCCCAGGACATTGAAATCCTATTTTGTGGAAAGAGCTGTTTCCAATCGAAACTGGAACGAACACATCTTGCAACAAATCAGAAAGGAAGGTTATATTTTGGAGCCACTGCTTCCGAAAATCAAATCACCTACTTTTGTTATCTGGGGAAAACAAGATAATATCATCCACCATAGCTGCACAATCATTCTGGAGCAAAAACTGAAATCAAAGAAAAAAATCATGATTCTGCCGGACGTAGGCCACGCTCCTATGATCGAACAACCCGAAGAAACCGCAAACCTTTGGATGGGTTGGATAGGAGAAAACTAA